One window of Acipenser ruthenus chromosome 17, fAciRut3.2 maternal haplotype, whole genome shotgun sequence genomic DNA carries:
- the LOC117423667 gene encoding spermatogenesis-associated protein 16-like, with amino-acid sequence MQLYSKGAVLETPFEADYEDVSKVAGFIESKLVIYYLQMKRPDLALNHSHSSIQLNPVAYQHYHHQATVFRLLAHYSEAARSAMIADYMYWLSGGSEQHISKLIKLYWQAMLEEAITKVSAFSVMYTSCTVKPTVDGIEKAKDIFRKQHPTYTAYVFIDPAVVHCLPQATNWGLPVSQQYMITLGFKKQEDGSVLEKLRTCPTFIGSKAPFGPLTTKETERSIETLGKRILSVLDFIKCTKLAGVFCAGSGIMEKLLYAGYLCRLQHVKEQSQVINQALAELAVIPYLQDISQKEAKLLHALMADTMDTLEGSRTDKEICHQRQKIMINGTTQGEPTPDNRENFICWLNENLIYQSENVFLRNKELRTTRKQRAKVKRTQSVKTQPSLENAQHSQDVSKMAAQTLIHPPPDSRDNKGLTSN; translated from the exons ATGCAG ctGTACTCTAAAGGCGCGGTTCTGGAAACCCCCTTTGAGGCAGACTATGAAGACGTCTCCAAGGTTGCTGGCTTCATCGAATCTAAACTTGTCATCTACTACTTGCAAATGAAAAGACCTGACCTAGCTCTTAATCATTCCCATAG TAGCATACAACTAAATCCAGTCGCTTACCAGCATTACCATCATCAGGCAACAGTGTTCAGATTATTGGCACATTACTCTGAGGCTGCAAG GAGTGCCATGATTGCTGACTACATGTACTGGCTGTCCGGAGGCAGTGAACAACATATAAGCAAGCTCATCAAACTGTATTGGCAG GCAATGTTGGAAGAGGCCATTACTAAGGTAAGTGCCTTCTCTGTCATGTACACATCATGTACTGTGAAGCCGACAGTGGACGGCATTGAAAAAGCCAAGGACATTTTCAGAAAACAGCATCCCACATATACTGCCTACGTGTTCATAG ATCCTGCTGTTGTTCATTGTTTGCCCCAGGCTACAAACTGGGGTTTGCCTGTCTCTCAACAATACATGATAACCCTTGGATTCAAGAAGCAAGAAGACGGGAGCGTCTTGGAAAAACTCAGAACGTGTCCGACTTTTATAG GGAGTAAAGCCCCATTTGGTCCACTTACGACAAAAGAAACTGAGAGGAGCATTGAAACCTTAGGAAAACGGATCCTGTCAGTGTTAGATTTTATTAAGTGCACAAAGTTAGCT ggggttttctgtgcaggttcagggATAATGGAAAAGCTGCTGTACGCTGGTTACCTCTGCCGATTGCAGCATGTGAAGGAGCAGTCCCAGGTGATTAATCAAGCTCTGGCTGAACTAGCAGTCATCCCATATCTACAGGACATCAGTCAGAAGGAGGCTAAACTG CTGCATGCATTAATGGCAGACACCATGGACACCCTTGAAGGAAGCCGGACTGATAAAGAAATATGCCATCAAAGACA AAAAATAATGATAAATGGCACCACCCAAGGTGAACCAACACCAGACAACAGGGAGAACTTCATCT GTTGGTTAAATGAAAATCTTATTTACCAATCTGAAAATGTCTTCCTAAGGAATAAAGAACTACGGACTACTAGAAAGCAGAGGGCTAAAGTGAAGAGAACTCAGAGTGTGAAGACCCAGCCGTCACTAGAGAATGCACAGCATTCCCAAGACGTATCCAAGATGGCAGCACAGACATTAATACACCCACCGCCTGACAGTCGGGACAACAAAGGCCTGACTTCAAATTAA